One Phoenix dactylifera cultivar Barhee BC4 chromosome 14, palm_55x_up_171113_PBpolish2nd_filt_p, whole genome shotgun sequence DNA window includes the following coding sequences:
- the LOC103695603 gene encoding uncharacterized protein LOC103695603: MASVLLPQILPIPRQLPTALWKKDPRSLPSLLHTSPIRNPRSRRGFAVFAEGNGLKRDDAEETESGDGGGDLKRDRRPAFNVRWRDLLYPDPENMVAIGLTGLLTWAGVQVLWQLFFISIAIILAALKYVRIGTL; the protein is encoded by the exons ATGGCTTCCGTTCTTCTCCCCCAAATTCTTCCGATTCCGAGGCAGCTCCCTACTGCCCTTTGGAAGAAGGATCCTAGATCGCTCCCTTCCCTTCTCCACACAAGCCCTATTCGAAACCCTAGGTCCCGTAGGGGTTTCGCGGTGTTTGCAGAGGGCAATGGACTCAAAAGAGACGACGCCGAGGAGACGGAATCCGGCGACGGCGGAGGAGACCTGAAGAGGGACCGACGGCCGGCGTTCAATGTCCGGTGGCGCGACCTCCTCTACCCGGATCCCGAGAACATGGTGGCCATTGGATTGACGGGCCTCCTCACGTGGGCGGGCGTTCAGGTCTTGTGGCAGCTGTTCTTCATCTCCATCGCCATCATTCTCGCCGCTCTCAA GTATGTGCGTATAGGTACTCTCTAG